One genomic segment of Argonema galeatum A003/A1 includes these proteins:
- a CDS encoding metallothionein, whose protein sequence is MTTVTSMKCACEPCLCNVSISDAVQKDGKYYCSDACANGHTDRTGCGHHGCGC, encoded by the coding sequence ATGACTACCGTAACCTCAATGAAATGTGCTTGTGAGCCTTGCCTTTGCAATGTCTCAATCAGCGACGCAGTGCAAAAAGATGGCAAGTACTATTGCAGCGACGCTTGTGCAAACGGTCACACCGATCGCACAGGCTGCGGTCATCACGGTTGTGGCTGCTAA